In Gordonia sp. SL306, the genomic window TCGCTGAGGCCTGCGGCATCCAGCACGGCTGCTCCATTCTTCGATGACGTGACGACGGCAATGCGTAACCCTGCCTGCCGCGCCGCTTTCAGGTAGCGCACCGAGCCAGGGTAGGGATCGACACCGTCGCGCTCCAGCGTCGCGGTGAAGAGTTCGTTCTTGCCCTCACCGATCGCGGCGAGGGTCTCGGCGGGGACGTCGTCGATCTGCCGGGAATGCAGGAAGGCCCGCACACCGTCCTCACGGCGGCGACCGTCGACGTAGTCGAGATAGTCCTGCTCGGTGAATTCGTCGAAACCGTCGGGATCCCGCTCGGACAGGAACGCGTCGAACGCCTGTTTCCAGGCATTGCGGTGCAGGACGGCAGTGGACGTCAACACTCCGTCGAGGTCGAACAGCGCGACCGTCATGGCATCTGGCAATCCCAACACGGTTGGAACGCTACCTGTCCGAGCGGTGGCTGGCGCGCCATGCGAGAGGTTCGTGTGTCGGTCGTCGACGTGTGCGCGGTCGGGCCCGGCCAAAACTCGGTTGGCCCCTGCGGCTCTCGCCGCCAAGATGGATGCATGACCCGTCGATTCGCCCAAGTGGATGTGTTCTCGTCGATCCCCGTCGCAGGTAACCCGGTTGCCGTCGTCGTGGACTCCGATGGTCTGACCGACGAGCAGATGGCCGCCTTCGCGCGGTGGACCAATTTGTCGGAGACCACCTTCTTGTTGCCGCCGGAGAGTTCCGACGCCGACTACCGGCTCCGGATCTTCACGCCGGCCGGCGAGCTGCCGTTCGCCGGACATCCGACACTGGGCTCGGCACACGCCTGGCTGGAATCGGGTGGGAGCCCGGCGGGCGACCGGATCATCCAGGAGTGCGGGATCGGCCTGGTCCCGATCCGTCGGGAGCAGATCGGTCCCGACGATGCGGGTGCGGAGCGCACCCGCCTCGCCTTCGCGGCGCCGCCACTGAGTCGGTCCGGACCGGTGGACGCCGACCTGGTCGCCGACGTGATCGCGGCGCTCCGACTCGAGCCCTCCGACGTCGTCGACGCGCAATGGGTCGCCAACGGTCCCGACTGGATGGCGCT contains:
- a CDS encoding HAD family hydrolase, producing MLGLPDAMTVALFDLDGVLTSTAVLHRNAWKQAFDAFLSERDPDGFDEFTEQDYLDYVDGRRREDGVRAFLHSRQIDDVPAETLAAIGEGKNELFTATLERDGVDPYPGSVRYLKAARQAGLRIAVVTSSKNGAAVLDAAGLSEYVEVRVDGLETASRGLPGKPAPDSFLLGAELMGVTPAGAVVFEDAISGVEAAVAGKFGYVVAIDRVGGGQADAMRAAGADVVVNDLDELLPA
- a CDS encoding PhzF family phenazine biosynthesis protein, with the protein product MTRRFAQVDVFSSIPVAGNPVAVVVDSDGLTDEQMAAFARWTNLSETTFLLPPESSDADYRLRIFTPAGELPFAGHPTLGSAHAWLESGGSPAGDRIIQECGIGLVPIRREQIGPDDAGAERTRLAFAAPPLSRSGPVDADLVADVIAALRLEPSDVVDAQWVANGPDWMALMLTSGQRVVEVEPDMVALGTHEVGLVGPYPDGLPGEPEVDFEVRAFAPGFGIAEDPVTGSLNAGIAVWLRRDGLAPASYVAAQGTALGRSGRVHVTDDGTDIWVGGATTTVIAGTVVL